In one window of Candidatus Methylomirabilota bacterium DNA:
- a CDS encoding branched-chain amino acid ABC transporter permease: MIDPIFILEAVVNGILLGGVLALLALGLNLIFGVIDIVWIAYVDLVALCMYAVYFLVTAYGWPLWLAGLGSIAVGAVLGALVHLLIITPILASPPINQLLATGGLLFFIQSAATLFWSTDHRSIRVSMPTLEVGGIFISFTRLLAFGLAIAAMIALYFFLTRTYTGTAIRAVSQDREAIALMGARPQRLYLVTSAVGGAMAGVAGALLIIQYAVHPYFGAAFGPLTFMICVLGGLGNMVGAFVAAFIMAQVISVGGVIVSTEMGYVIAFVIFIVLMFIRPGGIFARRA; encoded by the coding sequence CCTCGAGGCGGTGGTCAACGGGATCCTGCTGGGCGGCGTGCTGGCCCTGCTGGCCCTCGGCCTCAACCTGATCTTCGGCGTCATCGACATCGTGTGGATCGCCTACGTCGACCTCGTCGCCCTCTGCATGTACGCGGTGTACTTCCTGGTGACCGCCTACGGCTGGCCGCTCTGGCTCGCCGGCCTCGGCTCGATCGCGGTCGGGGCGGTGCTCGGCGCGCTGGTGCACCTGCTGATCATCACGCCCATCCTGGCGAGCCCGCCGATCAACCAGCTCCTCGCCACCGGCGGGCTGCTGTTCTTCATCCAGTCGGCGGCCACGCTCTTCTGGAGCACCGACCACCGCTCGATCCGGGTGAGCATGCCCACCCTCGAGGTGGGCGGCATCTTCATCTCGTTCACCCGCCTGCTCGCCTTCGGGCTGGCCATCGCGGCCATGATCGCGCTGTACTTCTTCCTCACCCGCACCTACACCGGCACCGCGATCCGCGCGGTGAGCCAGGACCGCGAGGCGATCGCCCTGATGGGAGCGCGGCCCCAGCGGCTCTATCTGGTGACCTCGGCGGTGGGCGGAGCGATGGCCGGGGTGGCCGGCGCGCTGCTCATCATCCAGTACGCGGTCCATCCCTACTTCGGCGCCGCCTTCGGTCCGCTCACCTTCATGATCTGCGTGCTGGGCGGGCTCGGCAACATGGTGGGCGCCTTCGTCGCCGCCTTCATCATGGCGCAGGTGATCTCGGTGGGCGGCGTGATCGTCTCGACCGAGATGGGCTACGTCATCGCGTTCGTGATCTTCATCGTGCTGATGTTCATCCGCCCCGGCGGCATCTTCGCCCGCCGCGCATGA
- a CDS encoding branched-chain amino acid ABC transporter permease, whose product MTPLRVVGLLALVALALVPVLPLGAAQEYIWHVIIQIFLWSFVGNAWSLMGRFGLVSLGHGAFLGVGAYATVLFWNFYGMTPWIGGALAIVITVILALVVAYPCSRFQVVGHYFALVTLAVGEVIRLLIVAERDWTGGSLGVTLKTGGTASGWWTLQFADKRVFYYVGLVAWLFGLWVWWRVDRSMARSAMEAIGEDETAAASVGIRVTRFKMAITALSAALTALGGTLLALYLAYANPDTLSGIGVSLRIVFAVVLGGMYSLLGPFVGTALTIALSEYLRIYFGIHFIGIAETIYGLLLMIFIIFLPAGIYGSLAEAARRRLTRSPAGVAVRT is encoded by the coding sequence ATGACCCCGCTGCGCGTCGTCGGGCTGCTCGCGCTGGTGGCGCTGGCCCTCGTGCCGGTGCTGCCGCTGGGCGCGGCGCAGGAGTACATCTGGCACGTCATCATCCAGATCTTCCTGTGGTCGTTCGTGGGCAACGCGTGGTCGCTCATGGGGCGCTTCGGGCTGGTCTCCCTCGGCCACGGGGCCTTCCTCGGTGTCGGCGCCTACGCCACCGTGCTCTTCTGGAACTTCTACGGCATGACCCCCTGGATCGGCGGCGCGCTCGCCATCGTCATCACGGTCATCCTGGCCCTGGTGGTGGCGTATCCGTGCTCGCGCTTCCAGGTGGTCGGCCACTACTTCGCCCTCGTCACCCTGGCGGTCGGCGAGGTGATCCGCCTGCTCATCGTGGCCGAGCGCGACTGGACCGGCGGCTCGCTCGGCGTCACGCTGAAGACGGGCGGCACCGCCTCCGGCTGGTGGACGCTGCAGTTCGCGGACAAGCGCGTCTTCTACTACGTGGGGCTGGTCGCCTGGCTCTTCGGCCTCTGGGTGTGGTGGCGCGTGGACCGCAGCATGGCCCGCTCCGCGATGGAGGCCATCGGCGAGGACGAGACCGCGGCCGCCTCGGTCGGCATCCGGGTCACCCGCTTCAAGATGGCCATCACCGCGCTCTCCGCCGCCCTGACCGCGCTGGGCGGCACCCTGCTCGCGCTCTACCTGGCCTACGCCAATCCGGACACGCTCTCCGGCATCGGGGTGTCGCTGCGCATCGTGTTCGCGGTGGTGCTGGGCGGGATGTACTCGCTGCTCGGCCCCTTCGTGGGCACCGCGCTCACCATCGCGCTCAGCGAGTACCTGCGCATCTACTTCGGCATCCACTTCATCGGCATCGCGGAGACCATCTACGGCCTGCTGCTGATGATCTTCATCATCTTCCTGCCCGCCGGCATCTACGGCAGCCTCGCCGAGGCCGCGCGGCGGCGGCTGACCCGATCGCCCGCCGGGGTTGCCGTCAGGACCTAG